tgggttgcctcccaacaagcgcctgatttaacgtcgcggcacgacacagAGTCTCGTCTAATCATTGGCAAGTAACACCTTTGACTTGTGACGATCAAAGTCTCCCCCATAATAGTGCTTTACTCTTTGTCCATTCACTAAGAATGTTCTCTCGCCGCCTAAGACGTGCAACTTAATTGCACCACGTGTAGTGACTCTCACTACCTCAAACGGGCCCGACCATCTCGATTTGAGCTTCCCCGGAAAGAATCTCAATCTTGAATTGAATAAGAGATCCAATTGGCCCGGTTCAAACTCGTGAtggtggatatgcttatcatgccagcgcttggtcttttctttatataacttGGCATTTCATATGCGTGCAAgcaaaactcatcaagctcgttcaaTTGCATCAACTGTTTTCTACCCACTAATTCTGCATCAAAGTTCAGCTTCTTTATCGCCCAATAGGCCTTATGCTGAAGTTCCACCGGTaaatggcatgccttcccataaactagCTTGTAAGGGGAGGTTCCGATTGGAGTTTTGTAGGCAGTCCGGTATGctcatagagcatcatcaagcttTGCAGCCCAATCTTTCCTACTTGCACTAACCGTCTTCtccagaatctgatttatctctCTATTTGACacttcaacttgtccactagtCTGAGGATGGTAAGCAGTCGCAACCTTATGTTTGACCCCATATTAGGCTAAGACATTGTCCAAGAGCTTGTTATAGAAATAGGTTCCCCCATCACTTATCATCACTCTCGGAGTGCCGAACCTTGTAAAGATATGATTTTTTACAAACTTGACCACAACCTTGGCATCATTGttaggaagagctatggcctccACCTACTTTGACACATAGTCAATGGCCACCAAAATGTACTTACACCCACTAGACGAGggaaacggacccataaaatcaattccccaaacatcaaaaatttcAACCTCCATAATACCGTGCAATGGCATCTCATTCCTTTTCGTAATTATTCCTGTTCTCTGGCACCTATCACATCTCCTCACGAACTCATGGGCGTCTTTAAACACCcttggccaatagaaacccgaTTGCAACAACTTAGTTGCTTTTTTTTCACCcgcatgatgaccaccataaggcgacgCATGACAGTCATGTAACATAGCATTTATTTCAGATTCGGGCACACATCTTCTCATTAACTTATCAATACAAGATTTGAACAGAAATGACTCATCCCACACATATGACCTCACATCTCGCAAGAACTTCTTTTTAGCATATGGTTCAAGATCAGGCGGCATCTCTCCACTTGCCAAATAGTTCACAAAATCTGCATACCAAGGCACCTACCCAGCAGTAATGGCCAACAATTGCTCATCCGAGAATGTTTCCTTGATGACATCTCCCTCAGCTACATGATTCCGAGTTTCTAACCTGGATAAGTAATTAGCCACTTGATTCTCTATTCCTTTACGGTCTCGGATCTACAAATCAAATTCCTGCAAAAAGTAAAACCCAACGGATTAGccttggtttagcatctttcttttcaaacaaataCGTGATGGCTGCATGGtttgtgtagacgatgactttggtgccAACCAAATAGGCCCGAAATTTATCGACCGCCCACACTACAGCAAGAAACTCCTTTTCTGTCACAATATAATTTATTTGAGCGGGAGTGAGAGtcttgcttgcatagtaaatggagtaaaatatttTTCTCCTCCTCTAGCCCAATACGGCCCCAATTGCACCATCACTGGCATCACACATCAGTTCAGATGACTCGTTCCAGTCAGGAGCCACCATGATTGGTGCACTCACTAACTTCTTTTTCAGCTCCTCGAATGCTTTCAGACAAGCATCGTCAAACTTAAACGACACATCCTTCTCTAACAACCTACATAAAGGAGAAGAAATGtttgagaaatcctttataaatcggcGATAAAAACCTTCATGTCCTAGAACACTCATAACTCCTTTCACTAaaatcggtggtggcaaattTTCAATTGCTTCCACCTTAACCCTGTCAACTTCCAGTCCATCTTTGGACATCTTGTGACCCAGCACTATAACTTCACGTACCagaaaatggcacttttcccaatttagcaccaGATTAGTCTCCTCACACCTGGCAAGCACTTTAGCAAGATTGGTCAAGCATTCATCAAAAGAAggaccaaacacagaaaaatcatccaaaaAAACCTCCACAAAccattccaccatatcggtgaaaatagccatcatacacctttgaaaagttgcATGTGCATTATACAACCCGAATGGCATTTTCTTAAATGCATAAGTGCCATAAGAGCATGTAAAAGTGGTCTTTTTTTATCTTCCAGGGCAATAGCaatttgattataccccgaatagccGTCAAGGAAACAATAGTATTCCTGTCCAGCTAACCTGTCAAGCATTTGATTAATGTAGGGGAGAGGGAAGTGATCTTTTCGTGTAGCATTATTCAACTTCCTATAGTCTATGCATATTCGCCAACCAGTCACCGTCCTAGTTGGATTAATTCATTTTGTTCATTTACTACAACAGTCATACCCCCCTTTAGGTACACATTGAACAGGGCTTACCCACTTGCTATCGGAGATAGGAAATACTATACCTGCGTCAAGCAACTTAattacttcttttcttaccacctctttcatgattggatttaggcggaGTTGATGCTCCACGCTAGGCTTGTGTCCCTCCTCCATGagtattttgtgcatgcaaaatgcaagGCTAATACCTTTTATATCAGACATTGTCCAACCAATGGCATGCTTGTGCTCCCTCAGCACCCTTAATatcttttcttcctgtaatttagacaaacGAGAAGAAACAATCACAGGTAAAGTGTTAGAATTTCCCAAATATGCATAATGAAGATGAGAAGGTAAGCGTGTAAGTTCCAACTTTGGGGCCTCCTCAACTGAGGGTTTAGGAGGCAGGCCAATTGGCCTATCCAGAGGCTCAAATTGGGTTCTTTCTCGTATGTATTCGCACGATGCATCCAGAATTTGCAAAATCTCCTCAACCTCTTCTTCAAGTTCCAAGTGATTGAACAACATCAATGCCTTTTCTAGTGCATCTTCTTTAAACGCACTTGGCTCTACGGCTAGTTCATTTATCTCCACCACCAAAATCATGGCCAAGTCCTCGTAATGATGAGGCAACTGAATGGCTCGATATACATTGAAAGACTGCTTCTTCATTGTCCACCCTCGGGATCATCTTACCTTCTCAGACTTTGATAATTGCATCTCCAGTGACCAAAAGAGGTCATCCAAAGATGATAGGAACTAACTCATCAGCCATGTAATCTAGGATGATAAAATCTGCAGGAAAAATAAACTTCCCAATCTGCAGCAAGATGTCCTCAATTACACCCTCTTTTTTGTTTCTCTCATCTACCTCTACAGGTTTTGGCACTCTTTCTTATTCGAGCCCAGACTGCTCTTTTTTCTTCTTACGCACCTCTACCAACTCTCTCCCATTTCTCAGCGTCACTGCATTGACTTGAGGATTTTTCTCTGTATAGCTTGGAAGAGCTCCAGCAGGTCAAGTATTCTGATTGTTAGCCATTTGCccaaactgcctctctagatttcTGAATTTTGTGCGCAATTGTTGATTCTCAGACCTAACTTGTTGATTCTCAGCCATAACTTTCTGATTGTCTATCAAGAGTTTTTTCATCATGTCAGTCAAACTCTCCTCTGCTTGCTGTAGAGGTTGAGGTGGATGATTGTAATTCGCTTGAGGTCTGATATTCTgatttccaccccaagagaagttaggatgattcctccagttcagattgtatgtgttaccatattgagcatgTTGATTCATCGTCCCTGTAGCTTGTTACCCCACGTAGTAGATTGATTCAGGATTCACGGGACATATGTCACTTGTGTGACCTTCACCACATAACTCGTAGCAAGTAGACATCTAATGCACATGTTGCACCTGTTGTGCGTGGTGCATTGCCATTTTATTCGTCTGATTCGCTAATCTCGCTATATCTGCCCTCATTgctgagaaatcatcaagctcgATCACACCTGCTGCCTTTTGTTTAAGTACTCTTCATggttccccatctccttgccaattattatcattagcagtgaaattgttTAGCAGGATCTGGatctcactatacggtcttgccatgcaactacccctatatgctgagtcaagattcatctttgatgcctcgtccaacccatcaacgaaagtgtgacccaacacctcatcagtctgacaatggtgtgggcagtctctgagtagcttcttgtatctttcccaagcttgttGAAGAGTCTCACCATCTCGTTGTTGaaacccaagaatctggctcctcagcgactttgtcttcttcgtgggaaaaaacttgattaagaatttccttgctagatcatcccaattgTGGATTGAGTTCGTGGGCTCCTTTtgtaaccattccttagcttccacCATTAGTGAAAAGGGAAAAAGTGTCAGTCTGACATAGTCCTtagaaacgttcggataatttgTAAGTGTATAATTTTCAGGAAGTtttgaatgtgcctctgcgggtcttcatgagatagacccatgTATTGCCCTGTGGATTGAATcagttgtaccatgtactgtttgagtacAAAGTGACTCGtaatatcaggcttcacaatcgcCTGAGTCATAAAAGCCA
This region of Nicotiana tomentosiformis chromosome 4, ASM39032v3, whole genome shotgun sequence genomic DNA includes:
- the LOC138910455 gene encoding uncharacterized mitochondrial protein AtMg00860-like — protein: MAIFTDMVEWFVEVFLDDFSVFGPSFDECLTNLAKVLARCEETNLVLNWEKCHFLVREVIVLGHKMSKDGLEVDRVKVEAIENLPPPILVKGVMSVLGHEGFYRRFIKDFSNISSPLCRLLEKDVSFKFDDACLKAFEELKKKLVSAPIMVAPDWNESSELMCDASDDFVNYLASGEMPPDLEPYAKKKFLRDVATAYHPQTSGQVEVSNREINQILEKTVSASRKDWAAKLDDAL